The following are encoded together in the Tripterygium wilfordii isolate XIE 37 chromosome 18, ASM1340144v1, whole genome shotgun sequence genome:
- the LOC119984400 gene encoding probable transcriptional regulator SLK2 isoform X1 gives MVPSRVAGGLTHSSSSSGIFFQGDGQSQAVINSHLGSSFGNSPKSIPESGCSNLGPVSGDQNNALLNSVASSGPSVGASSLVTDANSALSGGPRLQRSASINTESYMRLPASPMSFSSNNISVSGSSVVDGSSVIQQGNHQDVTAQHAQQVQQLQQQGVSGATSLPASQSGQVALPMDQRAPGYFTSDPNNISQSHKKPRLDIKQEDIMQQIFQRQDSLQLQGRNPQLQVLLQQQRLRQQQQILQSMPQLQRTQLQQQQQLQMRQQAQQQPVSAMKRADGGICARRLMQYLYHQRQRPLDNSIAYWRKFVAEYYSPRAKKRWCLSLYDNVGHHALGVFPQAAMDAWQCDICGSKSGRGFEATFEVLPRLNEIKFGSGVIDDLLFLDLPHEYRFMSGIMLLEYGKAVQESVYEQLRVVREGQLRIVFTQDLKILSWEFCARRHEEFFPRRLVAPQVNQLLQVAQKCQSTIAESGSDGISQQDLQTNSNMVLTAGRQLAKSMELQSLNDLGFSKRYVRCLQIAEVVNSMKDLIDYCREHKAGPIDGLKNYPRHAGAAKLQMQKMQEMEQLPNVQGLPTDRNTLNKLMALHPGVNNHMSNNHHMVGKGALSGSAQDALSLTNYQNLLMRQNSMNSNLNSLQMEASSSFNSTNQTPNSNFQGSTTFISGSMQNLPGSGYSSPHLTSQQSHRSLGANNLHQQNHSPSSQGSQVLQQQMIQQMLQEMSSNAGAGVQQWSIVGQSMMRNGMGYGNNNSAAIAAATPSVSGGAMGHAPSRSNSFKAGSNSESSAVGGNNGFNQRASDLPQNLHLPDDIAQDISHEFLENGFFNSDLDDNMGYGWK, from the exons ATGGTCCCTTCTCGGGTGGCTGGAGGGTTAACTCATTCTTCCTCAAGCTCTGGAATTTTCTTCCAAGGAGATGGGCAGTCCCAGGCTGTCATTAATTCTCATTTGGGTTCATCATTTGGAAACTCGCCTAAATCTATTCCCGAATCTGGATGTTCCAATCTAGGTCCTGTTTCTGGAGATCAGAACAATGCACTGTTGAATAGTGTGGCAAGTTCAGGACCAAGTGTGGGAGCTAGTTCTTTGGTTACAGATGCAAATTCTGCTCTTTCTGGGGGTCCTCGTCTGCAGAGAAGTGCGAGTATCAATACTGAATCATATATGCGGTTGCCAGCATCGCCAATGTCATTTTCATCCAATAATATAAGCGTTTCAGGTTCATCAGTTGTTGATGGATCCTCTGTAATACAGCAAGGAAATCATCAAGACGTGACTGCTCAACATGCACAACAGGTTCAGCAGCTGCAACAACAAGGGGTTTCCGGTGCTACGTCATTGCCTGCATCACAAAGTGGCCAAGTTGCACTACCCATGGACCAACGGGCCCCTGGGTACTTCACTTCAGATCCTAACAATATTTCCCAGTCACACAAGAAGCCACGATTGGATATTAAGCAAGAAGATATCATGCAACAGATATTTCAGAGGCAGGATTCCCTGCAGTTGCAAGGCCGCAATCCACAGTTACAAGTTCTGCTTCAGCAGCAGAGACTAAGGCAACAGCAGCAGATTCTGCAATCCATGCCACAATTGCAAAGAACCCAAttacagcagcagcagcagctgcagATGAGGCAGCAAGCACAACAACAGCCAGTATCAGCTATGAAGCGTGCCGATGGTGGTATATGTGCTCGTAGGCTGATGCAGTACCTATATCATCAGCGGCAACGGCCACTT GATAATTCTATTGCCTATTGGAGGAAGTTTGTTGCTGAGTATTATTCTCCTCGTGCAAAGAAGCGATGGTGCTTGTCCTTGTACGACAATGTTGGGCATCATGCACTTGGTGTTTTCCCCCAGGCAGCTATG GACGCATGGCAGTGTGACATCTGCGGCTCTAAATCTGGAAGAGGATTTG AGGCAACCTTTGAAGTACTTCCGCGACtcaatgaaatcaaatttgGCAGTGGTGTGATCGATGATCTTTTATTTTTGGACTTGCCACATGAATACAGATTTATGTCGGGAATTATGTTGTTGGAATATGGAAAAGCAGTTCAGGAGAGTGTGTATGAGCAACTTCGTGTTGTGCGTGAGGGTCAGCTTCGTATCGTATTCACCCAGGACTTGAAG ATACTGTCATGGGAATTTTGTGCACGGCGCCACGAAGAATTTTTCCCTCGTAGGTTGGTTGCACCCCAG GTGAACCAATTGCTTCAGGTTGCACAAAAGTGCCAGAGCACGATTGCTGAAAGTGGATCAGATGGGATTTCTCAGCAGGACTTGCAAACAAACAGTAATAT GGTCTTGACAGCTGGTCGTCAGCTTGCGAAGAGTATGGAGCTCCAGTCATTAAATGACTTGGGTTTCTCCAAAAGATATGTCAGGTGTCTTCAG ATTGCTGAAGTCGTCAACAGCATGAAAGATCTAATTGATTACTGCCGGGAACACAAAGCTGGACCAATTG ATGGTCTGAAAAATTATCCTCGACATGCCGGTGCAGCTAAGCTCCAGATGCAAAAGATGCAGGAAATGGAGCAGCTGCCAAATGTTCAGGGTCTGCCAACTGACCGAAATACCCTCAATAAATTGATGGCGTTGCATCCAGGAGTAAACAACCACATGAGCAACAACCATCACATGGTTGGTAAGGGTGCTTTAAGTGGTTCAGCACAGGATGCTCTGTCACTGACTAACTACCAGAATCTGCTGATGAGGCAGAATTCAATGAATTCAAATCTCAACTCACTTCAAATGGAGGCATCATCTTCTTTTAATAGTACCAACCAAACTccaaattcaaattttcaagGATCCACTACTTTCATCTCTGGGTCAATGCAGAACTTGCCAGGAAGTGGATATTCAAGCCCTCATCTAACTTCGCAACAGTCACATCGTTCATTGGGTGCTAATAACCTTCACCAGCAGAACCATTCGCCGTCTTCCCAAGGCAGCCAGGTCTTACAACAGCAGATGATACAGCAAATGCTACAGGAGATGTCCAGTAACGCTGGTGCAGGTGTACAGCAGTGGTCGATTGTGGGACAGAGTATGATGAGAAATGGAATGGGATATGGAAACAATAATTCGGCAGCAATAGCTGCTGCCACCCCCAGTGTGTCAGGAGGAGCTATGGGTCATGCTCCCAGCCGGAGCAACAGTTTTAAAGCTGGTTCAAATAGTGAATCTTCTGCTGTTGGTGGCAATAATGGATTTAACCAGCGAGCATCAGACTTGCCTCAGAATCTCCATTTGCCGGATGATATTGCTCAAGATATATCTCATGAATTCCTAGAAAATGGTTTTTTTAACAGTGACCTTGACGATAATATGGGATATGGCTGGAAGTAA
- the LOC119984400 gene encoding probable transcriptional regulator SLK2 isoform X2 — translation MRLPASPMSFSSNNISVSGSSVVDGSSVIQQGNHQDVTAQHAQQVQQLQQQGVSGATSLPASQSGQVALPMDQRAPGYFTSDPNNISQSHKKPRLDIKQEDIMQQIFQRQDSLQLQGRNPQLQVLLQQQRLRQQQQILQSMPQLQRTQLQQQQQLQMRQQAQQQPVSAMKRADGGICARRLMQYLYHQRQRPLDNSIAYWRKFVAEYYSPRAKKRWCLSLYDNVGHHALGVFPQAAMDAWQCDICGSKSGRGFEATFEVLPRLNEIKFGSGVIDDLLFLDLPHEYRFMSGIMLLEYGKAVQESVYEQLRVVREGQLRIVFTQDLKILSWEFCARRHEEFFPRRLVAPQVNQLLQVAQKCQSTIAESGSDGISQQDLQTNSNMVLTAGRQLAKSMELQSLNDLGFSKRYVRCLQIAEVVNSMKDLIDYCREHKAGPIDGLKNYPRHAGAAKLQMQKMQEMEQLPNVQGLPTDRNTLNKLMALHPGVNNHMSNNHHMVGKGALSGSAQDALSLTNYQNLLMRQNSMNSNLNSLQMEASSSFNSTNQTPNSNFQGSTTFISGSMQNLPGSGYSSPHLTSQQSHRSLGANNLHQQNHSPSSQGSQVLQQQMIQQMLQEMSSNAGAGVQQWSIVGQSMMRNGMGYGNNNSAAIAAATPSVSGGAMGHAPSRSNSFKAGSNSESSAVGGNNGFNQRASDLPQNLHLPDDIAQDISHEFLENGFFNSDLDDNMGYGWK, via the exons ATGCGGTTGCCAGCATCGCCAATGTCATTTTCATCCAATAATATAAGCGTTTCAGGTTCATCAGTTGTTGATGGATCCTCTGTAATACAGCAAGGAAATCATCAAGACGTGACTGCTCAACATGCACAACAGGTTCAGCAGCTGCAACAACAAGGGGTTTCCGGTGCTACGTCATTGCCTGCATCACAAAGTGGCCAAGTTGCACTACCCATGGACCAACGGGCCCCTGGGTACTTCACTTCAGATCCTAACAATATTTCCCAGTCACACAAGAAGCCACGATTGGATATTAAGCAAGAAGATATCATGCAACAGATATTTCAGAGGCAGGATTCCCTGCAGTTGCAAGGCCGCAATCCACAGTTACAAGTTCTGCTTCAGCAGCAGAGACTAAGGCAACAGCAGCAGATTCTGCAATCCATGCCACAATTGCAAAGAACCCAAttacagcagcagcagcagctgcagATGAGGCAGCAAGCACAACAACAGCCAGTATCAGCTATGAAGCGTGCCGATGGTGGTATATGTGCTCGTAGGCTGATGCAGTACCTATATCATCAGCGGCAACGGCCACTT GATAATTCTATTGCCTATTGGAGGAAGTTTGTTGCTGAGTATTATTCTCCTCGTGCAAAGAAGCGATGGTGCTTGTCCTTGTACGACAATGTTGGGCATCATGCACTTGGTGTTTTCCCCCAGGCAGCTATG GACGCATGGCAGTGTGACATCTGCGGCTCTAAATCTGGAAGAGGATTTG AGGCAACCTTTGAAGTACTTCCGCGACtcaatgaaatcaaatttgGCAGTGGTGTGATCGATGATCTTTTATTTTTGGACTTGCCACATGAATACAGATTTATGTCGGGAATTATGTTGTTGGAATATGGAAAAGCAGTTCAGGAGAGTGTGTATGAGCAACTTCGTGTTGTGCGTGAGGGTCAGCTTCGTATCGTATTCACCCAGGACTTGAAG ATACTGTCATGGGAATTTTGTGCACGGCGCCACGAAGAATTTTTCCCTCGTAGGTTGGTTGCACCCCAG GTGAACCAATTGCTTCAGGTTGCACAAAAGTGCCAGAGCACGATTGCTGAAAGTGGATCAGATGGGATTTCTCAGCAGGACTTGCAAACAAACAGTAATAT GGTCTTGACAGCTGGTCGTCAGCTTGCGAAGAGTATGGAGCTCCAGTCATTAAATGACTTGGGTTTCTCCAAAAGATATGTCAGGTGTCTTCAG ATTGCTGAAGTCGTCAACAGCATGAAAGATCTAATTGATTACTGCCGGGAACACAAAGCTGGACCAATTG ATGGTCTGAAAAATTATCCTCGACATGCCGGTGCAGCTAAGCTCCAGATGCAAAAGATGCAGGAAATGGAGCAGCTGCCAAATGTTCAGGGTCTGCCAACTGACCGAAATACCCTCAATAAATTGATGGCGTTGCATCCAGGAGTAAACAACCACATGAGCAACAACCATCACATGGTTGGTAAGGGTGCTTTAAGTGGTTCAGCACAGGATGCTCTGTCACTGACTAACTACCAGAATCTGCTGATGAGGCAGAATTCAATGAATTCAAATCTCAACTCACTTCAAATGGAGGCATCATCTTCTTTTAATAGTACCAACCAAACTccaaattcaaattttcaagGATCCACTACTTTCATCTCTGGGTCAATGCAGAACTTGCCAGGAAGTGGATATTCAAGCCCTCATCTAACTTCGCAACAGTCACATCGTTCATTGGGTGCTAATAACCTTCACCAGCAGAACCATTCGCCGTCTTCCCAAGGCAGCCAGGTCTTACAACAGCAGATGATACAGCAAATGCTACAGGAGATGTCCAGTAACGCTGGTGCAGGTGTACAGCAGTGGTCGATTGTGGGACAGAGTATGATGAGAAATGGAATGGGATATGGAAACAATAATTCGGCAGCAATAGCTGCTGCCACCCCCAGTGTGTCAGGAGGAGCTATGGGTCATGCTCCCAGCCGGAGCAACAGTTTTAAAGCTGGTTCAAATAGTGAATCTTCTGCTGTTGGTGGCAATAATGGATTTAACCAGCGAGCATCAGACTTGCCTCAGAATCTCCATTTGCCGGATGATATTGCTCAAGATATATCTCATGAATTCCTAGAAAATGGTTTTTTTAACAGTGACCTTGACGATAATATGGGATATGGCTGGAAGTAA
- the LOC119984854 gene encoding BAG family molecular chaperone regulator 1-like — protein sequence MMRMKDKPTVLSPLTGSAAGTGHESGSEWEIRPGGMLVQKRNPDSERSSAPAPTIRVRVKYGSIYHEISISSQATFGELKKILTGPTGLHHQDQKLIYKDKERDSKAFLDTTGVKDRSKIVLVEDPISQERRFLEMRKNAKMEKASKSISDISLEVDRLAGQVSALESIISKGGKVAEKDVLTLIELLMNQLLKLDGIMADGDAKLQRKMQARRVQKCVETLDLLKIKNSTPNSNGGQIPMQNQRKYSKGQRLAPIQEHPLRHSNGQRPTPVQEQQQQQDQHQHQQQQPSRHSASGPVVVTTKWEIFDSTPASTSSSANNNSVQQKSNWEFFD from the exons ATGATGAGAATGAAGGATAAACCGACAGTCCTGTCTCCATTGACCGGTAGTGCAGCCGGCACTGGCCACGAGTCCGGGTCTGAATGGGAGATAAGACCAGGAGGAATGTTGGTGCAGAAGCGAAACCCGGATTCGGAAAGGAGCTCCGCCCCAGCACCGACAATTAGAGTTAGGGTCAAATACGGGTCAATCTACCACGAAATCAGTATCAGTTCTCAAGCTACATTTG gggaattgaagaaaattttgacaGGACCGACAGGTTTGCACCATCAAGATCAGAAACTGATATACAAAGACAAGGAAAGAGATTCGAAGGCCTTTCTTGACACAACCGGTGTTAAGGACCGATCAAAGATTGTTCTTGTTGAGGACCCAATTAGCCAGGAGAGACGGTTCCTTGAGATGAGGAAGAACGCCAAGATGGAGAAAGCTTCCAAGTCCATATCCGATATTAGTTTGGAGGTTGATAGGCTGGCAGGCCAG GTTTCAGCTCTTGAATCAATTATAAGTAAAGGTGGGAAAGTAGCAGAGAAGGATGTGCTCACTCTGATTGAGCTATTGATGAATCAGTTGCTTAAATTGGATGGAATTATGGCTGATGGAGATGCAAAATTACAGAGGAAAATGCAG GCGAGAAGGGTGCAAAAGTGTGTTGAAACTCTAGACTTGTTGAAGATCAAAAACTCTACACCCAACAGCAATGGAGGTCAAATCCCAATGCAGAATCAAAGAAAGTATTCGAAAGGCCAAAGACTCGCCCCGATCCAAGAACACCCATTAAGACATTCAAATGGACAAAGACCAACACCAGTTCAAgagcaacagcagcagcaagaccagcaccagcaccaacaGCAACAGCCATCGAGGCACTCAGCATCAGGACCAGTCGTTGTAACCACCAAATGGGAGATATTTGATTCTACGCCGGCATCTACATCCTCCTCAGCCAACAATAATTCAGTCCAGCAAAAGTCAAACTGGGAATTCTTTGATTAA